The Agrobacterium vitis genome has a segment encoding these proteins:
- a CDS encoding Dps family protein has product MAKVAEVLKPRARDEKISTGLEDKYREQASKDLSKILAATYALTIKTQVYHWNVVGPLFKPIHELTEEHYNTLFAAVDIIAERIRALGHLAPVNLQSSSNFAPKTGETQHHAAIDMVRDLIADHEAAVRQMREVGEAADEAGDLVTSDMLTARLTFHEKALWMLRAIIAS; this is encoded by the coding sequence ATGGCCAAAGTTGCAGAAGTATTGAAGCCCAGAGCCCGTGACGAAAAAATCAGCACCGGTCTCGAAGACAAGTACCGCGAACAGGCCTCCAAGGATCTCTCCAAGATCCTGGCAGCCACTTATGCGCTGACAATCAAGACCCAAGTCTATCACTGGAACGTGGTTGGTCCGCTATTCAAGCCGATCCACGAACTGACGGAAGAACATTATAACACGCTGTTTGCCGCCGTCGACATTATTGCCGAGCGTATTCGCGCCCTCGGACATCTTGCCCCAGTCAACCTGCAAAGCAGCAGCAATTTCGCGCCAAAGACTGGCGAAACCCAGCATCACGCCGCCATCGACATGGTCCGGGATCTGATCGCAGACCACGAGGCTGCCGTGCGCCAGATGCGCGAGGTAGGCGAGGCTGCCGACGAAGCTGGCGATCTGGTTACATCAGACATGCTGACAGCGCGCCTGACCTTCCACGAAAAAGCATTGTGGATGTTGCGGGCGATTATCGCTTCATAA
- a CDS encoding NepR family anti-sigma factor: MSEKKSSKSVKAPTKESQANAMIAARLKTYYDELVEEGTPDHFLDLLERLDAAEQTAKSKSGNA; the protein is encoded by the coding sequence ATGTCCGAAAAAAAGTCCTCGAAATCCGTCAAAGCTCCGACAAAGGAGAGCCAGGCCAATGCCATGATCGCGGCGCGTTTGAAAACCTATTACGATGAGCTTGTCGAGGAGGGGACCCCGGATCACTTTCTGGACCTGCTGGAGAGGCTCGATGCTGCCGAGCAGACTGCGAAGTCCAAGTCGGGTAACGCCTGA
- a CDS encoding DUF883 family protein — translation MVDINEAINDVEAEARSKELEAQIEQLKQDVASLTSTLASLGSATLHQVGDKASDAISSARSSVSALEQDLEDKIRAKPLQSVAVAAGLGFIFALLSRR, via the coding sequence ATGGTCGATATCAATGAAGCCATCAATGATGTGGAAGCAGAAGCACGGTCCAAGGAACTCGAAGCGCAGATCGAGCAGCTCAAGCAGGACGTTGCCTCGCTGACGAGCACGCTCGCCTCCCTCGGCAGTGCAACCTTGCATCAGGTCGGCGACAAGGCATCGGATGCGATCAGCTCCGCACGTAGCAGCGTTTCCGCGCTGGAACAGGATCTGGAAGATAAAATTCGGGCAAAACCATTGCAGTCGGTCGCGGTTGCCGCTGGTCTCGGCTTCATTTTCGCCCTGCTGTCGCGGCGCTAA